A genomic stretch from Desulfotignum balticum DSM 7044 includes:
- a CDS encoding glycosyltransferase family 4 protein, whose product MNSHYKIIHTTCHTQWGGLEKRIFNESVWMRENGQQVLIAAPKNTPLYLQSKQHGFKTYGVDFKKLQMVTDYKFLRHVFAIEQPDIVNTHGNEDSRIALLAAFREKIGCRILSRHISAHIRKSWYNRLIYKKYANYIFTTADYTTRYLKTVFKLTDKQIFSMPSGIIPPQSLVLQDDARNRLIHDLGLGTDTRFIGFVGRVSEAKGIVTLFNAFEKLADTLPLHHLVLVGDSTEPYFQYLKKMARDMALEKRIHILGPKKDVWPFYRAFDCKVLASKDKNGSPFEGVPQALLEAMYCTCPVIGSCSGGIPDIIQHGKTGLLFSNDDANALSQMILQTLSDKDATQQRVKTARERVEKHHTIDAMGKKILRIYALHHQRADNDGALMK is encoded by the coding sequence ATGAATTCCCATTATAAAATCATTCACACCACCTGCCATACCCAGTGGGGCGGGCTGGAAAAACGAATTTTCAACGAATCGGTGTGGATGCGGGAAAACGGCCAGCAGGTGCTGATTGCAGCGCCGAAAAACACGCCGCTGTATCTTCAATCCAAACAACACGGGTTTAAAACCTATGGGGTTGATTTCAAAAAATTACAAATGGTTACCGATTACAAATTTCTCAGACATGTGTTTGCCATTGAACAGCCCGACATTGTCAATACCCATGGAAACGAAGATTCCCGCATTGCGCTTCTGGCCGCTTTCCGGGAGAAGATCGGGTGCCGGATACTGTCACGGCATATCAGCGCACATATCAGAAAATCCTGGTACAACCGGTTGATTTATAAAAAATATGCCAATTATATCTTTACCACGGCCGATTACACCACCCGCTATTTGAAAACGGTTTTCAAATTGACGGACAAACAGATATTTTCCATGCCCAGCGGCATTATTCCCCCCCAAAGCCTTGTGCTTCAAGATGACGCAAGAAATCGGCTGATCCACGACTTGGGACTTGGCACAGATACCCGGTTTATCGGATTTGTGGGCCGGGTGTCAGAAGCCAAAGGCATTGTCACCCTTTTCAACGCGTTTGAAAAACTTGCCGACACCCTCCCTTTGCATCATCTGGTGCTCGTAGGAGACAGTACTGAGCCTTATTTTCAATACCTGAAAAAAATGGCCCGGGACATGGCATTGGAGAAAAGAATCCATATACTGGGGCCTAAAAAAGATGTCTGGCCCTTTTACCGGGCTTTTGACTGTAAAGTGCTGGCTTCGAAAGATAAAAACGGCAGCCCGTTTGAAGGGGTTCCCCAGGCCCTTCTGGAAGCCATGTACTGTACCTGTCCGGTCATCGGATCCTGCAGCGGCGGAATACCGGATATCATACAGCATGGCAAAACCGGCCTGCTTTTCAGTAATGATGATGCCAATGCCCTGTCCCAAATGATTTTACAGACCTTGAGTGACAAAGATGCCACGCAGCAACGGGTAAAAACCGCCAGAGAGCGGGTTGAAAAACATCATACCATTGATGCCATGGGCAAAAAAATCCTTAGGATTTACGCGCTTCATCATCAAAGGGCAGACAATGACGGCGCTTTGATGAAATAA
- the kdsB gene encoding 3-deoxy-manno-octulosonate cytidylyltransferase, with product MPIAIIPSRYGSSRLQGKPLVPIAGRPMIQRVYEQAQKSVAVTDVWVATDDLRIVAAVEAFGGNAVMTSDTCRSGTDRVAETANILKLGPDDIIINIQGDQPVFDPRSLDDLISPFDKDPDVAMSTLAFKIQNPREITDPKDVKVIFDATGNALYFSRAQIPFPRDAGTETDYYKHLGFYAYKKSFLDRFVTLPTGRCEAVEKLEQLRALEHGYSIKVAVTRFDSPEIDLPEDIVRVEHLLTGISNA from the coding sequence ATGCCCATTGCCATCATCCCTTCCCGATACGGCTCCAGCCGGCTTCAGGGAAAACCCCTTGTCCCCATTGCCGGCCGGCCCATGATCCAGCGGGTATATGAACAGGCCCAAAAATCTGTTGCGGTGACCGATGTCTGGGTGGCCACGGATGACCTTCGCATTGTTGCGGCGGTAGAAGCGTTCGGCGGCAATGCCGTCATGACATCGGACACCTGCCGGTCCGGTACCGACCGGGTGGCGGAGACCGCCAACATCCTCAAACTGGGTCCGGATGACATTATCATCAATATCCAGGGGGACCAGCCCGTGTTCGACCCCCGGTCCTTAGATGACCTGATCTCCCCGTTTGACAAGGACCCGGACGTGGCAATGTCCACGCTGGCCTTTAAAATCCAAAACCCCAGAGAGATCACCGATCCCAAGGATGTCAAGGTCATCTTTGACGCCACGGGAAATGCCTTGTATTTTTCCCGGGCCCAGATCCCGTTTCCCAGAGATGCGGGCACAGAAACCGATTACTACAAGCACTTAGGATTTTACGCCTATAAAAAATCGTTTCTGGACCGGTTTGTCACCCTGCCCACGGGCCGGTGCGAAGCCGTGGAAAAACTGGAGCAGCTGCGGGCTTTGGAACACGGCTATTCCATTAAGGTGGCGGTAACCCGGTTTGATTCACCTGAGATCGATCTGCCCGAGGATATTGTCCGGGTGGAACACCTGCTGACAGGAATATCCAACGCATGA
- a CDS encoding iron-containing alcohol dehydrogenase family protein produces the protein MFRNFKLVPRVIFGRGCFSQLDEILSPQRTTLKDWVVFVTDDVFTGTALASRIPLHDNDLLLYINVDDEPKTQYVDQLTQQVKTARPTLPCAVVGMGGGATMDLAKAISLMLTNPGSATEYQGWDLIKHPAVYHAAVPTLSGTGAEVSRTTVLTGPEKKLGLNSDYTVFDQVVLDPELTAGVPKDQYFYTGMDCYIHCIESLAGTYLNEFSKAYGEKSLDLCRQVFLENHPDAADKLMMASFFGGMSIAYSQVGACHALSYGLSFLLGIHHGVGCCIAFDALEEYYPDGVKEFRVMMEKTGVDIPRQVTKDLDDAQMNTMIDVALGLAPLWENCLGKDWQTIMTRDKARSLFLKM, from the coding sequence ATGTTTAGAAATTTTAAACTGGTGCCCCGGGTGATCTTCGGCCGGGGCTGTTTCAGCCAGCTCGATGAAATCCTGTCGCCCCAGCGCACCACCCTGAAAGACTGGGTGGTGTTTGTCACCGACGATGTATTTACCGGGACCGCTCTGGCTTCGCGCATCCCTTTGCATGACAACGATCTGCTTCTGTATATCAATGTGGATGACGAACCCAAAACCCAGTATGTGGACCAGCTCACCCAACAGGTAAAAACAGCCCGGCCCACCCTGCCCTGTGCGGTGGTGGGCATGGGCGGTGGCGCCACCATGGACCTGGCCAAGGCCATTTCTTTGATGCTCACCAATCCGGGATCCGCCACCGAATACCAGGGATGGGATTTGATCAAACATCCGGCCGTGTACCATGCGGCCGTGCCGACCCTGTCGGGCACCGGGGCCGAAGTGTCCCGCACCACCGTGCTCACCGGGCCTGAAAAAAAACTGGGGTTGAACTCTGATTACACGGTGTTTGACCAGGTGGTCCTGGACCCGGAACTTACGGCCGGGGTCCCCAAAGACCAGTATTTTTACACCGGCATGGACTGTTATATCCACTGCATCGAATCCCTGGCCGGCACCTATCTGAACGAATTCTCCAAAGCCTATGGGGAAAAATCCCTGGATCTGTGCCGTCAGGTGTTTCTGGAAAATCATCCGGATGCGGCGGACAAACTGATGATGGCTTCGTTTTTCGGGGGCATGAGCATTGCCTATTCCCAGGTGGGGGCCTGCCATGCCCTGTCTTACGGGCTTTCCTTTCTTCTGGGAATTCACCACGGGGTGGGATGCTGCATCGCATTCGACGCTTTGGAGGAATACTATCCCGACGGGGTGAAAGAATTCCGTGTCATGATGGAAAAAACCGGGGTGGATATCCCCAGGCAGGTCACAAAAGACCTGGATGACGCACAGATGAACACCATGATCGATGTGGCTTTAGGCCTGGCCCCGCTGTGGGAAAACTGTCTGGGAAAAGACTGGCAGACGATCATGACCAGAGACAAGGCACGGTCTCTGTTTTTAAAAATGTAA
- a CDS encoding DegT/DnrJ/EryC1/StrS family aminotransferase — translation MPGFELFGDKERKEVTDVLSTGVLMRYGFDGARNGHYKALKFEKTLCDITGSAHSHLCSSGTAALSTAMAACGIGAKDEVIVPPFTFVATFEAVLQAGAVPVFGEIDDTLCLNPDRLDAVLTPKTKAVVPVHMCGAMARIDEIKKFCDRNGLILLEDACQSLGATFQGKHLGCFGKAGCFSFDAVKTVTCGEGGAVITDDQTVYDICHQYADHGHDHLGGPDRGADDHPILGTNYRISELNAAVGLAQLRKLDQILTIQRRNKQILKHAMKNLPGITFRHLPDPSGDSATFLSFMLPTEDKARRAAENLAANNVPCPYWYDNNWHYFKKWHHLKQMAGAAPMPAQLCGNLPDYTQVNLPESDAVMKRTLSMQIMLSWTDPDLEKRVAAIEKALTNI, via the coding sequence ATGCCCGGATTTGAACTGTTCGGTGACAAAGAAAGAAAAGAAGTGACCGATGTGCTGTCCACCGGCGTTCTGATGCGTTACGGGTTTGATGGGGCCAGAAACGGCCACTACAAAGCCCTGAAATTTGAAAAAACATTGTGTGATATCACCGGATCGGCCCACAGCCACCTGTGTTCCAGCGGCACGGCGGCCCTGTCCACGGCCATGGCTGCCTGCGGCATCGGGGCAAAAGATGAGGTGATTGTGCCGCCCTTCACGTTTGTGGCCACATTTGAAGCTGTGCTTCAGGCCGGGGCCGTGCCGGTGTTCGGAGAAATCGATGACACCCTGTGCCTGAACCCGGACCGGCTGGATGCGGTTCTGACCCCGAAAACCAAGGCGGTGGTCCCGGTCCATATGTGCGGTGCCATGGCCCGCATCGATGAAATCAAAAAATTCTGCGACCGCAACGGTCTGATCCTGCTGGAGGATGCCTGCCAGTCCCTGGGTGCCACATTTCAGGGAAAACACCTGGGCTGTTTCGGCAAAGCCGGATGTTTTTCCTTTGATGCGGTCAAAACCGTGACCTGCGGGGAAGGCGGGGCCGTGATCACGGATGATCAAACTGTTTATGACATCTGCCACCAGTATGCGGATCACGGCCATGATCATCTGGGCGGACCGGACCGGGGCGCGGATGATCATCCTATTTTAGGGACCAACTACCGCATCTCGGAACTCAATGCCGCCGTAGGTCTGGCCCAGCTCAGAAAACTGGATCAGATTTTAACGATTCAGCGGAGAAACAAACAGATCCTCAAGCATGCCATGAAGAATCTGCCCGGGATTACGTTCCGGCATCTGCCGGATCCGTCCGGGGATTCTGCCACATTTTTAAGTTTTATGCTGCCCACAGAAGATAAAGCACGCCGGGCCGCTGAAAATCTGGCAGCCAACAACGTTCCCTGCCCTTACTGGTATGACAACAACTGGCATTATTTCAAAAAATGGCACCATCTGAAACAGATGGCCGGCGCAGCGCCCATGCCTGCTCAATTATGCGGCAACCTGCCTGATTACACCCAGGTCAATTTGCCGGAATCCGATGCTGTCATGAAACGTACCCTGTCCATGCAGATCATGCTGTCCTGGACAGACCCGGACCTGGAAAAACGCGTGGCCGCCATTGAAAAAGCATTAACAAATATCTGA
- the hemW gene encoding radical SAM family heme chaperone HemW, translating to MCQPLSLYIHVPFCKRKCPYCDFFSVTDPSLIPAYVAGVCKEIRIWSDMTTDRVQAPLHTLYLGGGTPSVLSVAQAARILETVHQAFGVTPDAEITMEVNPGTVDAAYLSGIRQLGINRLSIGAQSFDPAKLSFLSRIHTRDQVFETLSGAARAGFSNIGLDLMYALPQETADVWQTDLDTALALQLPHLSCYMLTLEPGTPFYGQYQSGQFSPCDPDRRTDFFVHTSRVLEHAGYAHYEVSNFARNSAFRSVHNTHYWERGAYLGVGPSAHSFVPDGLSGTVAQKYGVKSGPVRAWNKTDIQDWLDHVTAGRLPWADYEILSPAQEKMEQIMLGLRTDMGVDINGLHPEIQVLMDRLADQGSGVFFNHSREGFSARHFRLTRSGLTCLDGIVDAIIRKIT from the coding sequence GTGTGTCAGCCATTGTCATTATATATTCATGTGCCTTTTTGCAAAAGAAAATGCCCGTATTGTGACTTTTTTTCAGTGACGGACCCATCCCTGATCCCGGCATATGTGGCCGGGGTGTGCAAAGAGATCCGGATCTGGTCTGACATGACAACCGACCGGGTTCAGGCCCCTTTGCACACCCTTTACCTGGGGGGCGGGACCCCGTCTGTGCTGTCCGTGGCCCAGGCGGCCCGGATTCTGGAAACCGTGCATCAGGCATTTGGGGTGACACCGGATGCGGAAATCACCATGGAGGTGAATCCAGGGACAGTGGATGCCGCATATCTGTCTGGTATCAGGCAATTGGGAATCAACCGCCTCAGCATTGGGGCCCAGTCGTTTGATCCGGCCAAACTGTCGTTTCTGTCCCGGATCCATACCAGGGATCAGGTGTTTGAGACCCTGTCCGGGGCGGCCCGGGCCGGATTTTCCAATATCGGGCTGGATTTGATGTATGCGCTGCCCCAAGAAACTGCAGATGTGTGGCAGACGGATCTGGACACGGCCCTGGCATTGCAGCTGCCGCACCTGTCCTGCTATATGCTGACCCTGGAGCCGGGCACCCCTTTTTACGGGCAGTATCAAAGCGGGCAATTCAGCCCCTGTGATCCGGACCGTCGTACCGATTTTTTTGTCCACACCTCCCGGGTGCTGGAACATGCCGGATATGCGCATTATGAAGTGTCCAACTTTGCCAGAAACAGCGCGTTCCGATCCGTTCACAACACCCATTACTGGGAACGGGGGGCATATCTGGGAGTCGGCCCGTCGGCCCATTCGTTTGTGCCCGACGGGCTGTCAGGCACTGTCGCACAAAAATATGGTGTCAAATCCGGTCCGGTCCGTGCCTGGAACAAGACGGATATTCAGGATTGGCTGGATCATGTGACCGCCGGGCGCCTGCCCTGGGCAGATTACGAAATTCTGAGTCCGGCCCAGGAAAAAATGGAACAGATCATGCTGGGACTGCGGACAGACATGGGGGTGGATATCAATGGCCTTCACCCGGAAATTCAGGTCCTGATGGACCGGCTGGCCGACCAGGGGTCCGGTGTTTTCTTTAACCATTCCAGAGAAGGTTTCAGTGCCCGGCATTTCAGGTTGACCCGTTCCGGGCTGACTTGTCTGGACGGTATTGTGGATGCCATCATCCGGAAGATCACATGA
- the selB gene encoding selenocysteine-specific translation elongation factor has protein sequence MENIILGTAGHIDHGKTSLVKALTGIETDRLKEEKQRGITIELGFAFLDLPGGTHIGIVDMPGHEKFVKNMVAGSSGIDVVTMVIAADEGVMPQTREHMEICHLMGIEHGLIALTKTDLVDEDLLELALEDIQDFVDGTFLEDQPVIPVSSATGQGLDDFLAALEKICRQLPERRFSSIFRLPVDRVFSMKGFGTVITGTLTSGQIRVGEDIMVYPKRIVSKVRGIQVHSSSVNEAGPGTRTAINFQGLDKESVDRGDILSTPDTLIESYMVDAGFHYLKSNAKPAKVRTRVRFHSGTSEILGYMVLLDRDELLPGEDALVQFRLESPVCCIKDDRYVIRSYSPVKTIGGGVILNPVARKYRHMDAAVIQGLTGLAADDPEQTILFFLSLNGYKGLSFNDLRIMTNLSDKKLSTTLQKLLAQQAVIQTDKEKQTFVSGAFFDDFKKKVLEKIQHYHTANPLKEGMPTQELKSKFRYIKDPRFFNILFSRLEKENAVIQDKNLVKLADFKVALQVDQHQIKKDILSIYRSAGLTPPFFRTVCQDLDLDKKTAMDVLQMLIDEKQIIKTKDDLYFDAQAMARLEAELVTFLKNNESITTPEFKDMTGISRKFVIPLIEYFDAIHLTIRVGDTRQLRKKS, from the coding sequence GTGGAAAACATCATACTCGGCACAGCCGGCCACATCGATCACGGCAAGACCAGCCTGGTCAAGGCGCTCACCGGCATTGAAACCGACCGTCTCAAAGAAGAAAAACAGCGGGGCATCACCATTGAACTTGGGTTTGCCTTTCTGGATTTGCCCGGGGGCACCCATATCGGGATTGTGGACATGCCCGGCCATGAAAAATTCGTGAAAAATATGGTGGCCGGGTCTTCCGGGATCGATGTGGTCACCATGGTCATTGCGGCGGACGAAGGCGTGATGCCCCAGACCCGGGAGCACATGGAGATCTGTCACCTCATGGGCATTGAACACGGGCTGATCGCATTGACCAAGACCGATCTGGTGGATGAGGATCTGCTGGAACTGGCCCTGGAAGATATTCAGGATTTTGTGGACGGCACGTTTCTGGAAGACCAGCCCGTCATTCCCGTGTCTTCGGCCACAGGTCAGGGGTTGGATGATTTTCTGGCGGCCCTGGAAAAGATCTGCCGGCAGCTGCCGGAACGCAGATTTTCCTCCATTTTCCGGCTGCCCGTGGACCGGGTGTTCAGCATGAAAGGATTCGGCACCGTGATCACCGGCACCCTGACTTCCGGCCAGATCCGGGTGGGGGAAGACATCATGGTTTATCCCAAACGGATCGTCTCCAAAGTCCGGGGAATTCAGGTGCATTCCAGCAGCGTGAATGAAGCTGGCCCCGGCACGCGCACGGCCATCAATTTCCAGGGACTGGACAAGGAATCGGTCGACCGGGGCGATATACTTTCTACCCCGGACACTTTAATTGAAAGCTATATGGTGGATGCAGGATTTCATTATCTGAAATCCAATGCCAAACCGGCCAAAGTCCGGACCCGGGTCCGGTTCCACTCCGGCACCAGTGAAATTTTAGGATATATGGTCCTGCTTGACCGAGATGAACTGCTGCCCGGCGAGGACGCGCTGGTGCAGTTCCGGCTGGAATCTCCGGTGTGCTGCATCAAGGATGACCGGTATGTGATCCGGAGTTATTCACCCGTCAAAACCATTGGCGGCGGGGTTATTCTCAATCCTGTGGCCAGAAAATACCGGCACATGGATGCCGCCGTCATACAGGGCCTAACCGGTCTGGCAGCAGATGATCCTGAGCAGACCATTCTGTTTTTTCTGTCTTTGAACGGATACAAGGGTTTGAGTTTCAATGATCTGCGGATCATGACCAACCTGTCTGACAAAAAACTGTCTACCACCCTTCAGAAACTGCTGGCCCAGCAGGCGGTCATCCAGACGGACAAGGAAAAACAGACATTTGTCAGCGGGGCGTTTTTTGATGACTTCAAAAAAAAGGTGCTGGAGAAAATCCAGCACTACCATACCGCCAATCCTTTGAAGGAAGGCATGCCCACCCAGGAGCTGAAATCCAAGTTCCGCTACATCAAGGATCCCAGATTTTTCAACATCCTGTTTTCCCGCCTTGAAAAAGAAAATGCGGTCATCCAGGACAAAAACCTGGTGAAACTGGCGGATTTTAAAGTGGCATTGCAGGTGGATCAGCACCAGATCAAAAAAGATATTCTAAGCATCTACCGATCCGCCGGCCTGACCCCGCCTTTTTTCCGGACCGTGTGTCAGGACCTGGATCTGGACAAAAAAACCGCCATGGATGTGCTTCAGATGCTGATCGATGAAAAACAGATCATCAAAACAAAAGATGACCTGTATTTTGATGCACAAGCGATGGCCCGGCTGGAAGCGGAGCTGGTGACATTTCTGAAAAATAACGAATCCATCACCACCCCGGAGTTCAAAGACATGACCGGCATATCCCGCAAATTTGTCATCCCTTTGATCGAGTATTTTGATGCCATTCACCTGACCATCCGGGTGGGGGATACCCGGCAGCTGCGAAAAAAATCATAA
- the mtgA gene encoding monofunctional biosynthetic peptidoglycan transglycosylase — MKKKTQRHAIAAWVFKTLVKFFLVLVSLTLLQVAVFKYVNPPFTVNMVWERLRHQWFDAPYVVPAYEWRNLSDISPHLKQAVIAAEDQRFLTHHGFDFQEIKIVLTQAMEGKPPRGASTITMQAARSVFMPATRNFVRKLGEAWYTLFMELIWDKSRILEMYLNTVDWGTGIVGAQAGAHRYFKTTAAGLTRDQAALMAAVLPSPHKWSPVNPTPYVKKRQQRILAYMPNMPLL, encoded by the coding sequence ATGAAAAAGAAAACACAACGCCACGCCATTGCTGCATGGGTGTTCAAAACCCTGGTCAAATTTTTTCTGGTCCTGGTCAGTCTGACCCTGCTCCAGGTGGCGGTATTCAAATATGTCAACCCGCCGTTTACCGTCAACATGGTATGGGAGCGGCTGCGCCATCAGTGGTTTGATGCGCCCTATGTGGTACCGGCCTATGAATGGCGGAATCTGTCAGACATTTCGCCTCATTTGAAACAAGCGGTCATTGCCGCGGAAGACCAGCGCTTTCTCACCCACCATGGATTTGATTTCCAGGAGATTAAAATCGTTTTGACCCAGGCAATGGAAGGAAAACCGCCCAGAGGCGCCAGTACCATTACCATGCAGGCGGCCCGGTCCGTGTTTATGCCGGCCACACGAAATTTTGTAAGAAAACTGGGGGAAGCCTGGTACACCCTGTTCATGGAACTGATATGGGACAAATCGCGAATTCTGGAAATGTATCTGAATACCGTGGACTGGGGCACGGGTATTGTGGGTGCCCAGGCCGGAGCCCATCGCTATTTCAAAACCACAGCGGCGGGCCTGACCCGGGACCAGGCTGCTTTGATGGCAGCCGTCCTGCCCAGCCCCCACAAATGGTCCCCTGTAAATCCCACCCCATACGTTAAAAAAAGACAGCAGCGAATTCTTGCATACATGCCGAACATGCCTTTGTTGTGA
- a CDS encoding DUF1847 domain-containing protein, giving the protein MAHQKKKTSPACAACDISVPHKICFTDQGKGPKGCPTVAYPSVLETANQAYAESDVNRFAHMASVQEAHCYANRDQKPYVMQPCKTRIVETCEFAKKMGYQRLGLAFCLGLASEAGTVGEIFSDHGFEVVSVCCKAGRSSKDLIGIEEEDKIFRGTDESMCNPVFQAMLLNRENVDFNILLGLCVGHDSLFFKYTNVPTTVLAVKDRVTGHNPLAAVYQADSYYRKIRHPDL; this is encoded by the coding sequence ATGGCGCATCAGAAAAAAAAGACCTCCCCGGCCTGTGCGGCCTGTGATATTTCCGTGCCGCATAAGATCTGTTTTACAGATCAGGGTAAAGGCCCGAAAGGGTGCCCGACGGTGGCGTATCCATCGGTTCTGGAAACAGCCAATCAAGCCTATGCGGAATCGGATGTGAATCGGTTCGCCCATATGGCATCGGTGCAGGAGGCTCACTGTTATGCCAATCGGGATCAGAAACCCTATGTGATGCAGCCGTGCAAAACCCGGATTGTGGAGACGTGTGAATTTGCGAAAAAAATGGGATATCAACGGCTTGGGCTGGCATTCTGCCTGGGGCTGGCCAGTGAGGCCGGCACGGTGGGGGAAATTTTTTCCGATCATGGGTTTGAGGTGGTGTCTGTTTGCTGTAAAGCCGGGAGGTCGTCTAAAGACCTGATCGGCATTGAAGAGGAAGACAAGATTTTCAGAGGAACAGACGAATCCATGTGCAATCCTGTTTTTCAGGCCATGCTGCTGAACCGGGAAAACGTGGATTTCAATATTCTTTTGGGGTTGTGCGTGGGTCATGATTCCCTGTTTTTCAAGTATACGAATGTGCCTACCACCGTGCTGGCGGTCAAGGACCGGGTCACCGGACACAACCCTCTGGCCGCTGTTTACCAGGCCGATTCCTATTATCGGAAAATCCGCCATCCTGATTTATGA
- the surE gene encoding 5'/3'-nucleotidase SurE: MKILLTNDDGYQAVGIQSLFKVLGQKHQVVMVAPDRERSAVSHSITLHHPVRMHRIESGRQKKIYAVDGTPADCVKLGLAECFKTPPDWVIAGINPGSNIGIDINYSGTVGAAREGALNGISGLAASIKLDQVMDYDNLARYVMHMVEAIGEKGLPSGTFLNVNAPGIAFSQIQGIRITRQALNNLSSRFEKRQDPKQRNYYWYGTQEPVSGKPDTDVNAVLQNCLSITPIQCDLTDYKTLAQMPKFSID, encoded by the coding sequence ATGAAAATTCTTCTCACCAATGATGACGGGTATCAGGCAGTAGGTATTCAGTCGCTGTTTAAGGTACTGGGTCAAAAACACCAGGTGGTCATGGTGGCACCGGACCGGGAAAGAAGCGCGGTGAGTCACAGTATCACCCTGCATCATCCGGTGCGGATGCACAGAATCGAATCCGGCCGCCAAAAAAAAATTTATGCCGTGGACGGCACCCCGGCCGATTGTGTCAAGCTCGGGCTGGCTGAATGTTTCAAAACCCCGCCGGACTGGGTGATTGCCGGAATCAATCCCGGAAGCAATATCGGCATTGACATCAACTATTCCGGAACGGTTGGCGCTGCCCGGGAAGGGGCTCTGAACGGAATTTCCGGGCTGGCCGCCTCCATCAAGCTGGATCAGGTCATGGATTATGATAACCTGGCCCGGTATGTGATGCATATGGTTGAGGCCATCGGTGAAAAAGGCCTGCCATCCGGCACGTTCCTGAATGTCAATGCACCGGGAATCGCTTTTTCACAAATTCAGGGGATTAGAATCACCCGCCAGGCGTTGAACAATCTGTCCAGCCGGTTTGAAAAAAGGCAGGATCCCAAACAGCGCAACTATTACTGGTATGGCACTCAGGAGCCGGTATCCGGAAAACCGGATACCGATGTCAATGCTGTTTTGCAGAATTGCCTTTCCATTACCCCGATTCAGTGTGATCTCACGGATTACAAAACCCTGGCCCAGATGCCCAAATTCTCCATTGACTGA
- a CDS encoding PGPGW domain-containing protein produces the protein MNRILEMVMQYPSVLAGVTIVSVAGFIFSILGVSWLVSWLPSNYFMLFDNPTSRPRLFRPRVQIVKNMAGAVLVCLGLVMLIVPGQGLLTLFLGLVLMNFPGKRKVIRFLIRLKTIQTSLNWIRRKKGRPPFVFPIFKNR, from the coding sequence GTGAACCGGATACTTGAAATGGTCATGCAGTATCCGTCGGTGCTGGCCGGGGTGACCATTGTATCTGTGGCTGGGTTTATTTTCAGTATTTTGGGGGTTTCCTGGCTGGTTTCCTGGCTGCCGTCCAATTATTTTATGCTGTTTGACAATCCGACATCCCGGCCCAGGTTGTTTCGACCCCGGGTGCAGATCGTCAAAAATATGGCAGGAGCCGTATTGGTCTGTTTAGGCCTGGTGATGTTGATTGTGCCTGGCCAGGGCCTGTTGACCCTGTTTCTGGGGCTGGTGCTCATGAATTTTCCAGGGAAAAGAAAGGTGATCCGGTTTCTGATCCGCCTGAAAACCATACAGACCTCTTTAAACTGGATACGCAGAAAAAAAGGGCGGCCGCCTTTTGTTTTCCCGATTTTCAAGAACAGATAA